In Capsicum annuum cultivar UCD-10X-F1 chromosome 11, UCD10Xv1.1, whole genome shotgun sequence, one genomic interval encodes:
- the LOC107846278 gene encoding uncharacterized protein LOC107846278 gives MAMLKQLTVNVPLVEALEQMPGYAKYMKDLVTKKRAVSYEPVDNLHPCSAISTRSLVQKRADPRAFTIPCTIGSLDFAKALCNLEASINLMPMAVYKKLGLGDPTPTNMYLVMADRSVKQPVGILHDVLVKVADFIFPAEFVVFHCDVDFEVPIIFGRPFLATGRVIVDIELNELKFRLNKKKQILKYTHPWHNKRR, from the coding sequence atggcaatgctgaagcagctgaccGTGAATGTGCCCTTGGTGGAGGctcttgagcaaatgccaggatatgctaagtATATGAAGGATCTTGTGACAAAAAAAAGAGCGGTGAGCTACGAACCGGTGGACAATCTCCACCCCTGTAGTGCCATTTCTACAAGATCCTTAGTGCAAAAGAGGGCCGATCCCAGAGCTTTCACCATCCCTTGTACTATCGGGTCGCTTGATTTTGCTAAAGCCTTATGCAATCTCGAAGCAAGTATTAACTTGATGCCAATGGctgtttataagaagttgggtttgggggatcctacccccaCAAATATGTACTTGGTAATGGCAGACAGGTCTGTGAAGCAGCCAGTGggaatattacatgatgtattggtaaaggtggccgactTTATATTTCCTGCCGAATTTGTAGTCTTTCACTGTGATGTGGACTTTGAAGTGCCCATTATTTTTGGTAgaccattcttagcaactgggagagtgatagtTGATATAGAGCTGAATGAGCTCAAGTTCAGGCTCAATAAAAAGAAGCAAATTTTGAAATACACCCATCCATGgcacaacaaaaggagatga